The sequence GGCGGCAAGGCCTGGATCGTCTTCTCGTTCGACGGCAAGCCGCTCGACCCGGAGCACGGCGGCCCGGCCCGGCTGCTCGTCCCGCACCTGTACTTCTGGAAGTCGGCGAAGTGGGTCCGCCGGGTGGAGCTGCTCACCACCGAGAAGAAGGGCTTCTGGGAGCGGGTCGGCTACCACAACTACGGCGATCCCTGGCGCGAGCAGCGCTACGACGGCGACTGAGCTCGGGGCGGCGCGAACGGCGACCCATACGCCAGACTTCCCGGGCGAGGCGCGATATCGGCCCTATTGAGGCCTTTAACCGGAGACGCGCCGGGTGGGGGTCGACCATGGAACAGCGCCGGTGGAGCAGACGACGGGCGCTGGCGCTCGGCGCCCCGCTGGGACTCAGCGCGACCGGCATCGCGCTGGCCGGGTTGTCGTCCCGGCCGGAGGGCGGCCGGGGTGGCGCCGGGGCCGAGCTACCGACGTCGATCGACGCGGCCGCGCTGGCGCTGCTCGGGGAGTCCCGGGTCTGCCGCCCGACCGTCCAGGCGGCCCAGGGCCCGTACTGGTTCGACGTCGACCGGCTGCGCACCGACCTCCGGGAGAACCGGCCGGGGACGCCGCTGCGGCTGGTGTTCCGGGTCGTCGACGGGGCCGGGTGCACGGACCGGCCGGTGCCGGACGCGGTCGTCGAGGTGTGGCACTGCGACGCGGCCGGGCGGTACTCCGGCTTCGAGACGCCCGGCGGCGTCGCTGTGCCTGCCCCTCCTCCGGGCTGGCCGAACGACCTCGGCCCGGAGCCGCCCGCGGCCGACCCGACCGGTGACCCGATGGGCTACGCGACCCGGACGTCCGACGGCTCGTACAGCCGGGGCGACGCGGAGGCCCAGCCGACCGACGACGGGACGTTCCTGCGCGGCGCGCAGATCGCCGACGCCCAGGGCGTCGTGCGGTTCGCGACGATCTACCCGGGCTGGTACGTCGGACGCGCGCCCCACGTCCACGTCAAGGTGCACCTCGACCGGCGGACGGTGCTGGCCACCCAGGTGTTCCTCGACGACGCGGCGAGCGCGCGGATCTACGCGTCGGCGCCCTACCGCCCGGGCGCGCTCCGCAACGCCGACGACGAGCAGTTCGACGCGTCCGCGCAGCTCACCGTCCGGACGTTCGGCGACGCGCAGATCGCCGCGATCACCCTCGGCGTCGATCTCCTGCGGGTGCCGGCCGCGGCCGGTGGAGGCTCCCTACCCTAGGGGGGTACAGTATCGGCCGGAGCAGCCGACCCGGGAGGCAACCGTGGCGCACGCGTACATCGGCGACAAGGACGCCTACCTCAAGCGACTGCGTCGCATCGAGGGCCAGATCCGCGGGCTGCAACGGATGGTCGAGCAGGAGGAGTACTGCATCGACATCCTCACCCAGGTCTCGGCCGCGACGAAGGCGTTGCAGTCGGTCGCGCTCGGGCTGCTCGACGAGCACCTCGCGCACTGCGTGGTCGACGCGGCCCGCGAGGGCGGCCCGGAGGCCGAGACCAAGGTGCGCGAGGCGTCCGAGGCGATCGCGCGGCTCGTCCGGTCTTAGTCAGAGGGGGAACATCATGGCCGTCACGCAGACCTACCCGGTGACCGGGATGACCTGCCAGCACTGCGTCAACGCGGTGGAGTCCGAGGTGAGCGGGGTCGCCGGCGTCACCGGCGTCGACGTCGATCTGGCCGCGGGTGCGGTGACCGTCACCAGCGAGGCGCCGGTCGACCTGGAGGCGCTGCGCGCCGCCGTCGACGAGGCCGGGTACGTGCTTGCCTGAGATCACGCTCGACATCGGGGGTATGACCTGCGGGTCGTGTGCCGCCCGGGTCGAGCGCAAGCTGAACAAGCTCGACGGCGTCAGCGCGACCGTCAACTACGCCACCGAGACCGCGGCCGTGACGTATCCGGACGCGGTGTCGGTGCCGGACCTGGTCGCGCAGGTCGAGGCGGCCGGCTACACGGCCGAGGCGCCGGAGCCGGACTCCTTCCCGTGGCGCCTGGTCGCCGCCGTGGTACTCGGGCTGCCGGTGATTCTGCTGGCCATGGTGCCGGGCTGGCAGTTCGACGGCTGGCAGTGGGTGTCGCTGGCCCTGGCCACGCCGGTCGTCGCGTACTCCGGCTGGCCGTTCCACGCGGCCGCGCTGAAGAACCTGCGTCACGGCGCCACCACGATGGACACGCTGATCTCGCTGGGGACGCTGGCCGCGTACCTGTGGTCGGTGTGGGCGCTGGTGTTCGGGTCGGCGGGCGAGCTCGGCATGAGGCATCCGTTCTCGTTCACCGGCCCGGCCGGGGACCCGATCTACCTCGAGACCGCGGCCGGCGTCACCGCGTTCCTGCTGGCCGGGCGGTACGCCGAGGCCCGGGCCAAGCGCACCGCGGGCTCGGCCCTGCGTGAGCTGCTCGCGCTCGGGGCCAAGGACGTCGCCGTGCTCCGGGACGGGCGGGAATCGCGGGTGCCGGTGTCGGAGCTAACCGTCGGCGACGTCTTCGTCGTCCGGCCGGGCGAGACGATCGCCGCCGACGGGGTCGTGGCGGACGGGCGCTCGGCGGTCGACGTCTCGCGGATGACCGGGGAGTCGGTGCCGGCCGAGGTCGGGCCGGGCGACGCGGTCGTCGGCGGGTGCGTGAACGCGTCCGGGCGGCTGACCGTGCGCGCCACCCGCGTCGGGCGGGAGACGCAGCTGGCCCGGATGGCCCAGCTCGTCGCCGAGGCGCAGAACGGCAAGGCGCCGGTGCAGCGGCTCGCGGACGAGATCTCGGCGATCTTCGTGCCGGTCGTGCTGGTGCTGGCGGTGGCGACGCTGGCCGGGTGGCTGGCGTCCGGGGCCGGGGCGACGGCGGCGTTCACCGCGGCCGTGGCCGTGCTGATCATCGCCTGCCCGTGTGCGCTGGGCCTGGCGACGCCGACCGCGCTGCTGGTCGGTACCGGCCGCGGGGCCCAGCTCGGGATCCTGATCCGCGGCCCGGAGGTACTGGAGTCGACGCGCCGGGTCGACACGATCGTCCTCGACAAGACCGGCACGCTGACGACCGGGGTCATGACGCTGGTGGCAGTACAGGCCGTCACCAGAGGCAACGAAGCCCTGCGCCTGGCCGCCGGCGTCGAGCGCGCCTCGGAGCACCCGATCGCGGCCGCGATCGCCGCCGCGGTGGACGACCCGCCGCCGGTCACGGACTTCGTGGCGCTGCCGGGCCACGGCGCCCGGGGCACGGTCGACGGCCACACCGTCTACGTCGGCCGCCCGGCGGAGGCCGGTCCGACCAACGGCACCACCACGGTGGCGGTCGTCGTCGACGGGGAGACCTGGGCGCTGCTCGACGTCGCGGACGCTCCCCGGGAGTCCGGCCCGGACGCGGTGCGCGCGCTGCGGAAGCTCGGGCTCACGCCGTGGCTGGTCACCGGCGACGGCCCGGGTGCCGCCCGGCACGTCGCCGACCTGGTCGGCATCGACCCCGAGCACACGATCGCCGGGGCGCTGCCCACCGACAAGGTCGACGTCGTCAAGAAGCTCCAGGCCGATGGCCGGATCGTCGCGGTCGCCGGCGACGGCGTCAACGACGCGGCCGCGCTGGCCCAGGCCGACCTCGGCCTGGCCATGGGCACCGGCACCGACGCCGCGATCGCCGCCGCCGACCTCACGCTGGTCAGCGGCGACCTGGCCAAGGCCCCGACCGCGATCCGGCTCTCCCGCGCGACGCTCGGGATCATCCGCGGCAACCTGTTCTGGGCCTTCGCCTACAACGTCGCCGCGCTGCCGCTGGCCGGCCTGGGCCTGCTCAACCCGATGATCGCGGGCGCCGCGATGGCGCTGTCGTCGGTGGCCGTGGTGCTCAACAGCCTCCGCCTGAGAGGCTTCCGGGCGACCCCCACTCCGGGTCGACCTGGCTGAGCAGCACTCCCACCAGGTCCCCGAACTCCTCGAGCTGCTCGGTCGTCAGCGGTTCCACGACCAGCGACCGGACGGTCGCGACGTGCCCGGGCGCGGTCGCCACGACCTTCTCCCAGCCCGCCTCGGTGAGCACGGCGTTGGTCGCGCGGCCGTCCTCCGGGCACGGCCGCCGCTCGACCCAGCCTCGCTGCTCGAGCCGCTTCACCACGTGTGACAGCCGCGAGAGCGACCCGTTGGCGAACTCGGCCAGCTGGCTCATCCGCAGCACCCGGTCGGGCGCTTCGGACAGCCGCGACAACACCATGTAATCGAAATGGCTGATTCCGGCGTCGCGCTGCAACTGAGCGTCGAGCGCGGCCGGGAGCTTGATCATCAGCCCCGCGAGCCGCAACCAGCTGCGCTGCTGGTCGGCGTCCAGCCAGGGCGAAGGAGAGCCGGTCATGGTTCGAGTGTACGCCAAAAGTTGACGCTTCAAGTTTCATACCGTATTTTATTGAGCGGTCAACTAATCGGAGGGATCCCCGTGCACCCGTTCGATCTCCACGTCCAGAAAACCGCCCAGGCCGAGCCGCACCGCCTCTGGACGCCCGACGACGGCGCACTCCCCTCGCTCTACCTCAGCCACGGCGCACCGCCGCTGTTCGAGGACTCGACCTGGATGGACCAGCTGTTCGCCTGGGCCCGCGCGCTGCCCAAGCCGACCGCGATCCTGATCGTCTCCGCGCACTGGGAGATGGCGCCGCTCTCGGTCAGCAGCACGCAGGCCAACACCACGCCGGTCTACGACTTCGGCGGCTTCGACCCGCGCTACTACCGGATGCGCTACGACACCCCCGACTCGTCGTCGCTCGCCGCCGACCTGCTCAAGGTCCTGCCCGACACCGAGACCGTCTACGAGCACCGCGAGCGCGGGCTCGACCACGGTGCCTGGGTGCCGCTGAAGGTCATGTACCCGGACGCCGACATCCCGGTGCTGCAGATGAGCATCCCGACCCACGACCCGGCCCGCCTGCTCGCGCTCGGCGAGCGCCTCCGCCCGCTGCGCGAGCAGGGCGTCCTGGTGATCGGGTCCGGCTTCATGACCCATGGCCTGCGGTACCTCCGCGAGTTCAGTCTGGACGCCGCGGCGCCCGGCTGGTCGGCCGAGTTCGACGCCTGGGCGGCCGACGCACTGGCCCGCGGCGACGTCGAGGAGCTGTCGAACTACCTCGGCCGCGCGCCGGGGATGCCGTACGCGCACCCGACCGTGGAACACTTCACGCCGCTGTTCGTGACTCTCGGCGCGGCCACCGACCCCGAGGCCCCGGTGACGACGACCGTCGACGGCTTCTTCCTCGGCCTGGCCAAACGGTCCTTTCAGGCAGCGTGATTCAGTGGTGACACTGATAACGGAGCGACGTTCAGGTAGTTCTGTCGTCGGACGAACAGTCTGGACGTCGCGTCACTGATCGTCCCCCAACGTCTGTTCCTGGAACCTGTGAAGCACGGCCGGAGGATCCGCAAAGGCCGTCACCGATTCGAGGAGCACGCACGATGACCGCCAGGACCCTCCGCCGCACGCTCGCCACCGTCGCCGCCGCCGGGCTGTTCGCCCTCACCGGATGCGGCACGATCACGATCTCGACCGACGACGCCTCGGCCTCGCCCACGCCCACGTCGGCCAGCGCCGCCAAGCAGCCCAGCTCGGCCGCGACGACCGAGACCGGCACCGCGGCCGGCGACGGCGAGACCCCGAACCCGTGCAAGCTGCTGACGCCGGCCGACGTCAATTCGCTGACGAAGAAAGAGATCACCCAGATCGACAGATCGAACTCCGAGGCCGGCAGCACCCGGTACTGCCAGTGGCAGCTGGAGGCCGGCGTGCTCGCGGTGTTCCTCTCCCCGAGCTCGCCCGGTGACTTCGACGTCCGCGACCCGGCCGCGCAGGACTACGACGGCGTCGGCGACAAGGCCTTCACCGCAGGCGGGCACCTGTACGTCCTGAAGGGCAACCTGCAGATCGACGTCTACGCGACCAGTGGCGGCAACGACGCCGAGAACCTCGCGGTCGAGAAGGCCGTGGCCGAGAAGGTCATCAGCCAGCTCTGAACCCGGCGCGGGGCGGCCCGGTGCGGGCCGCCCCTAGCGGACGCCCAGCAGACCCGCCAGCAGATTCCCGAGCATCCGCTCGAACAAGTCCTCGGCCGGAGCGTCCCGCGGCGGTGAACTCAGCGCCTCGGCCAGGTGCGGGTACGTCTCCGGGGTCACGACCGCGGCCAGGTACCGCGCGGTGGCCGCCCGCCCGTCCGGCGTCGCCCCGGACGCCCCCGAG is a genomic window of Cryptosporangium phraense containing:
- a CDS encoding dioxygenase, which gives rise to MPVHPFDLHVQKTAQAEPHRLWTPDDGALPSLYLSHGAPPLFEDSTWMDQLFAWARALPKPTAILIVSAHWEMAPLSVSSTQANTTPVYDFGGFDPRYYRMRYDTPDSSSLAADLLKVLPDTETVYEHRERGLDHGAWVPLKVMYPDADIPVLQMSIPTHDPARLLALGERLRPLREQGVLVIGSGFMTHGLRYLREFSLDAAAPGWSAEFDAWAADALARGDVEELSNYLGRAPGMPYAHPTVEHFTPLFVTLGAATDPEAPVTTTVDGFFLGLAKRSFQAA
- a CDS encoding DUF3558 family protein, which produces MTARTLRRTLATVAAAGLFALTGCGTITISTDDASASPTPTSASAAKQPSSAATTETGTAAGDGETPNPCKLLTPADVNSLTKKEITQIDRSNSEAGSTRYCQWQLEAGVLAVFLSPSSPGDFDVRDPAAQDYDGVGDKAFTAGGHLYVLKGNLQIDVYATSGGNDAENLAVEKAVAEKVISQL
- a CDS encoding MarR family winged helix-turn-helix transcriptional regulator; translated protein: MTGSPSPWLDADQQRSWLRLAGLMIKLPAALDAQLQRDAGISHFDYMVLSRLSEAPDRVLRMSQLAEFANGSLSRLSHVVKRLEQRGWVERRPCPEDGRATNAVLTEAGWEKVVATAPGHVATVRSLVVEPLTTEQLEEFGDLVGVLLSQVDPEWGSPGSLSGGGC
- a CDS encoding heavy-metal-associated domain-containing protein, producing the protein MAVTQTYPVTGMTCQHCVNAVESEVSGVAGVTGVDVDLAAGAVTVTSEAPVDLEALRAAVDEAGYVLA
- a CDS encoding heavy metal translocating P-type ATPase, translating into MPEITLDIGGMTCGSCAARVERKLNKLDGVSATVNYATETAAVTYPDAVSVPDLVAQVEAAGYTAEAPEPDSFPWRLVAAVVLGLPVILLAMVPGWQFDGWQWVSLALATPVVAYSGWPFHAAALKNLRHGATTMDTLISLGTLAAYLWSVWALVFGSAGELGMRHPFSFTGPAGDPIYLETAAGVTAFLLAGRYAEARAKRTAGSALRELLALGAKDVAVLRDGRESRVPVSELTVGDVFVVRPGETIAADGVVADGRSAVDVSRMTGESVPAEVGPGDAVVGGCVNASGRLTVRATRVGRETQLARMAQLVAEAQNGKAPVQRLADEISAIFVPVVLVLAVATLAGWLASGAGATAAFTAAVAVLIIACPCALGLATPTALLVGTGRGAQLGILIRGPEVLESTRRVDTIVLDKTGTLTTGVMTLVAVQAVTRGNEALRLAAGVERASEHPIAAAIAAAVDDPPPVTDFVALPGHGARGTVDGHTVYVGRPAEAGPTNGTTTVAVVVDGETWALLDVADAPRESGPDAVRALRKLGLTPWLVTGDGPGAARHVADLVGIDPEHTIAGALPTDKVDVVKKLQADGRIVAVAGDGVNDAAALAQADLGLAMGTGTDAAIAAADLTLVSGDLAKAPTAIRLSRATLGIIRGNLFWAFAYNVAALPLAGLGLLNPMIAGAAMALSSVAVVLNSLRLRGFRATPTPGRPG
- a CDS encoding metal-sensitive transcriptional regulator; this encodes MAHAYIGDKDAYLKRLRRIEGQIRGLQRMVEQEEYCIDILTQVSAATKALQSVALGLLDEHLAHCVVDAAREGGPEAETKVREASEAIARLVRS